From bacterium, a single genomic window includes:
- a CDS encoding CBS domain-containing protein codes for MKVKDWMTKKVFSIPPTASVRRAFGLMKTRDIRHLPVVRRGQLVGIVTDRDLRRPKISDVFREWDRLYRLGEDIAVEDVMTSPVLTVRPETDLLTAASILVEKKIGILPVVAGKGKVVGVIANRDILKALVRELSGRELQDRKDAVLPA; via the coding sequence ATGAAGGTCAAAGATTGGATGACCAAGAAGGTGTTTTCGATTCCACCGACGGCTTCGGTGCGGCGGGCCTTCGGCCTGATGAAGACCCGCGACATCCGTCACCTGCCCGTGGTCAGGCGAGGCCAACTCGTTGGCATCGTCACCGACCGGGATCTCCGCAGGCCCAAGATTTCCGACGTCTTCCGGGAGTGGGACCGCCTGTACCGCTTGGGGGAGGACATCGCGGTCGAGGACGTCATGACCTCTCCCGTCCTGACCGTCAGGCCGGAGACGGACCTTCTGACGGCCGCTTCGATCCTGGTGGAAAAGAAGATCGGCATCCTGCCCGTCGTCGCCGGCAAGGGGAAGGTGGTCGGCGTGATCGCAAACCGTGACATCCTAAAGGCGCTCGTCCGCGAACTCTCCGGCCGGGAGCTGCAAGACCGAAAAGACGCCGTTCTGCCGGCGTAA